CCCATTCATTTCTGATGTTTTCCATAAGGTTAACGGTATTGATGAACGGAAAGATATTGTGGAAGGCGATCCATCCATCATACTCTCTACCTCAGGTATGTTAACCGGTGGAAATTCAGTGGAATACTTCAAATGGTTATGTGGAGATGAAAGGAATTCACTGGTCTTTGTAGGATACCAGGCTGAAGGATCACTGGGACGCAGACTGCAGAAAGGCTGGAAAGAAATACCCATCAAAGAAGAGGGTAAAACCAACGTTTACAATGTTAAGATGGGTATTAAAACCATTGAAGGATTCAGTGGACACTCTGACCGCAGGCAGCTCATGGACTACGTGCGTCGCATAAGTCCCAAACCCGAGAAGATCCTGATCTGTCACGGAGATAACTATAAAACCCTGGATCTGGCCAGCAGTATCTACCGGAGTTACAAGATCGAAACCAAAACTCCCATGAACCTGGAAACCGTTCGAATCCAGTGAAAAATAAATTTCCAATATCTTTTATTGGAAGGGATAGTGGGTTAATTGACCCACATTTTCATATTTTTTTTTAACCATATTGTCTATAAACTTTTATTAGGTCCACGACCAAACCATATATTAAATTGACTTTTATTGTTAGTCTTATCTAGGTGATTTTTCATGGTAACCTATTCAGAATCAGGGGTAGACATCGACCTGGAAGAGGTCACTGTCAGCGCCCTAACTAAAAAACTAAAGAAAACCCTCCAATTTCAGGATGTTATAACCGAAAGCGGTCACTTCGCAGCTCTAGTTCGCCTGGGAAACCAGGCCCTGGCCATGAGCACCGACGGTGTGGGAAGCAAGATCCTGGTGGCGGAGATGATGGACCAGTACGATACTGTGGGTATTGATTGTGTGGCCATGGTGGTCAACGACCTTATCTGCGTGGGAGCCCGTCCCCTGGCCATGGTAGACTACTTGGCTGTGGAAAAACCAGACCCGGAAGCAGCCAGCCAGATAGGAGAAGGACTGGCCGAAGGATGTCGCCAGGCCAATGTGGCTATGATCGGAGGAGAAACCGCATCTCTACCTGGAATTGTGAAGAATTTTGACTTGGCAGCCACTGGTATTGGGCTGGTGGACCTGGATGGAATAGTCGCTGGGGATAAAATAGCCGAAGATGATGTTATTCTAGGTATCCAGAGCAGTGGAATTCATAGCAACGGTTTAAGTCTGGCCCGTAGGGTTTGCTTTGAAGAAGCAGGTCTTAAGGTGGATGATTTCCTCCCCACCAATGAAAAGGTTACAGTGGGGGAAGCATTACTGGAACCCACCCGTATCTATGTGCAGGCCATCAACCAGTTACTGGAAAAAGTGGAAGTTCACGGCCTGGCCCATATAACCGGAGGCGGTTTCACAAACCTTAAACGGCTTAAAAAAGGAATCAGTTACCTTATTGATGACTTGCCAACACCCCATCCATTATTCCAGTTCATTGCATCCCAGGGAGTGGAAGTTGAGGAGATGTACCGAGTTTTCAATATGGGCATTGGATTTGCAGTCATTTTACCACGGAAAAATGCCACTGAGGCCATGGAGATCATAGGGAACCATTTCCCAGTTCAGATCATTGGAAAAGTTTCCGAAGACCCTGAAGAGAAGGTTGAAGTTAAAACCTTCCAGGGAGGATGGATAGAACTGTAAATAAACTCAAATTTATTCCATTTAATTAATAATACAATTTTTTTATATAATTTAATTAGTATTAATGGATATTTTGTAGAATTAAGGGATATTTGATTAAACTTATAGGAAGGTGAATACATGAACATTACTCCAGAACAGGAATTATCTTTGATCATTGAGATTTTAACCCAGCTAGACGTACCAGCAGAAGAAGCATCTATAGTCGCCGAAGTGACCCTGGACGCGGATCTTAAGGGTTTCTCATCACACGGAATTGGCAGATTCCCCCAGTACATTAAAGGACTGGAATTTGGCACCATCAAACCCCAAACCAAGATAACCGTTGAAAAGGAAAGTGCGGCCACTGCAATGGTAAATGGTAATCATGGATTTGGACATGTGGTAACCTACCGGTGTATGGAACTGGCCATCCAGAAGGCTAAAGAAACCGGGATTGGAATGGTGGGTATTCACAACTCCAACCACTTTGGGGTGGCTGGTTACTACTCGGACATGGCCCTGATGGAGGACCTCATCGGGATCATTACTGCCAACACCGAACCCGCAGTGGCCCCTGTTGGTGGGAAAGAACCCATACTGGGAACCAACCCCCTGGCTATCGGAATACCCTCTGGCAGCCATTACGTCTCCGTGGACATGGCCACATCAGCCTCAGCCCGGGGAAAACTATTGGAAGCCAAACGCAGGGGAGAATCCATACCCGAGAACGTGGCCCTGGATGCAGATGGAAACCCAACCACCGACCCTGCTGAAGCACTTAAAGGGTCAATACTACCTTTCGGAGCTCATAAAGGATACGCCCTTTCATTCATGATCGAGATAATGGCCGGACCACTGGTTAATGCCTCTTTTGGTAAAGCAGTCACTGGAACCGCCAACCCGGAAGTTCCCTGTACCAAGGGAGATCTCATCACCGCCATTGACCCCTCTAAATTTGTGGATGTGGAGGACTTTAAAGGTGATGTTGATGATTTGATAGCTGAAATAAAAGCCACACCCAACGTTATGATACCCGGTGACTTTGAAGTTATGAATGTGAAACGCCACCAGGCCGAAGGCATACCACTGGATGAAACCCTCCTCCAGCAACTCCGGGAAATAGCTAGCAAGGTAGATGTAAATGTGGTGAGCATACTGGGAGAATGATTTCCCAGTGGATTAAACTGGAAAGATTAAAGGAAGCACCCTATAAACCATGATTGGTAAAAAAGGAGATAAAATCCATGGACAGCAGCCAGGCAGTGTTTGAAGGACTGAAAAAAGCAGGAATCAATTTCGTGGTGAGTGTGCCTTGTGTCAACCTGGGGAAAGTCATGGAAATGGTGGACTGCGACCCGGATATCACCCATGTTCCTGTAACCCGGGAAGAAGAAGGATTCGGGATTGCAGCCGGAGCCTATATGGGTGGTAAGAAACCAGCCATCCTAATGCAGAACTCTGGATTGGGAAACTCAGTGAATGTCTTGGCTTCTCTTTTTAAACTTTACCAGTTCCCCATACTAATGATCATCAGCCACCGAGGTACTGAGGGAGAATTCATGGGAGCCCAGATCCCCATGGGAGAAGCCACCACTGGAATACTGGACACCCTGGAAATCGCCTACATCAATCCTAAAAAACCGGAAGAAGCACTTAAACTCATACCCGAATCATGGTTACTGGCAGAATTAGGTGGATCGCCACTGGGCATACTCCTGGAGATTAGCTTCTGGTAGAAACGGTTTCCATTGAATATAATTGAATATAATGTGCTCTAAAAAAGAGATATGATTTAATAAAGGGAGAATTAGGAAGATGGAAAGAATAAAGGCTCTGGAACAGATCACCAAACAGCTGAAAGACGAACTGGTTATCTGCAATATCGGATTCCCTTCAAGAGAGCTTTATCATGTTAAAGACTCTTCTAAGCATTTTTATATGATGGGATCAATGGGTATGGCTTCATCCATTGGCCTGGGACTGGCCATAGCTCAGGATAGGAAGGTGATTGTTTTCGATGGAGACGGATCACTTTTAATGAACCTGGGCAGCCTGGTGACCATCTACAACCAATCCCCTGAGAACCTGGTGCTGGTGGTTCTGGACAATGAATGTTACGGTAGCACCGGTAATCAATGCACCTACTCCTCCACCACCAACCTTAAAAAGGTGGCAGAAGGAGTGGGTTTTAAGAACACCGTTTTTTACCAAGAGTCCCCGGAAGTTGAAATTGATTTTGCTCCCGTTCTAGAAATGGAAGGACCTGTTTTCGTTCATGTGAAAGTGAAAGCAGGCAACGCAAGTGTACCAGTGATCCCCTTGGAACCCCCGGAAATCAAAGAACGGTTCATGAGGGAAGTGCAGGGAAACTAAAAAATCGTTTTAAATCCCCTATTTACTGCCCCCCTATTTACTGCCTTTATTCACAATTACCCTATAATTTAAACTGTCTTCCCGCAGAAAATGCCTTTCCTACCAGTTCACCCACACCATAATAGGACTGATTATCAGGACTGTAAATTAATGGTTTTATTTTTTTAATTAAAGACTCATCATCGGATATCAATGATTCATCCACTTTTATATCTTTTATTTCCCCTATGAACTGGGTGTGCAGTCCTATCTTCACTGATTGTTGTAATTCACATTCCAGGATGAAGGGAAACTCACCTACGTAGGGTGCATTCACCACTTTACTTTTAACTGGGGTGAGTCCTGTGGCCTGGAATTTATCCACATCTTTTCCAGAGGCTATTCCAAAGTAATCTGCTTCCTTCACCTGATCCTCAGATGGGATGCTTATGGTGAAGGCCTTACTATCCATGATACTGTGATAAGTATAGGTGGCCTTCCTTAATGAGATGGCTATGCAAGGTGGAACAGAACAGCAGATTCCACCCCATGCTGCAGTCATAGCGTTAGGTTTTCCTTTCGAATCATAAGTCCCCACCACAAAAACCGGGGTGGGATAGGTTATGGTTTTGGCTCCCAATGATTTTTTCATATTAAAAACTCCAACATTTTTTAATGATTCTTATTTCCGTGTAATCCAATAAATGGCCCATTAATGATTCCATCATTGTTGATTCATCACCATTGCTGGTAACGCACCAGTTCATCCAGGTCCTTCCGGGTTTTAGTCCCTGTTTCATCGGCAGGATATCCCAGTGGAGTGAATAAGAGAGGTTCCACTTCATCCGGTATTTTAAGAACTTCTCTAGCTGCTTCAGCATCGAAAGCTGCTATCCAGCAGGTTCCTAGTCCCAGGTTAGTGGCTGCCAGTATTAGATGGTCCATGGCAATGGCGGTGTCCACATCCACGTAGTTACGGCCATCTCGACGGGTCCATGACTCTGATTTAACAGCACAGGCACAGATAACCAGAGGTGCCAGGCTAAACCAGTCCGCATGGTAAACACGTTTCAACTCATCCTTTCGACCTTCAGTTTTAACCACTATCAACCGGAAAGGCTGTTTATTGGCCGCAGTTGGTGCCAGTCGTGCAGCATCCAGTACTTTTTCCAGTTTTTCATCTTCCACTGGCCTGGACTGGTAACTGCGTACACTGTGTCGTTCCTTAATCAAATCCTCGAATTCCATCTATACAACCCCTAAATCTTTGTACACTTCTTACTGAAAATATTTTTAATTCCCAGTTCTCCATAAAATTTTTCTATTTATTATTATCTATTTTCTTCCACTTCAATTTACCTTTAAAAAATTGAGTGCAGAATAATTACTAAGTGTTTTTTGAAATAATTTATTCATCGATTTTTTTATTCCCACCGTATTTTCGGCTGGTTTCTTTCCGGTATTCTCTGGTGCTGATATTTAGGATACCCCACCATGAATGGGTATATCACTGTATTTCTTTCTGGAACTCCCAGTACATCCTTAAGTGGAGGGTGCTGATTACAGGCAATATTCAATATACCAGCCCAGCAGCCACCCATTCCAAAGGAGGGTAAGGCCAGGTCAAGGTGAGTTAGGGCGATTATGCCATCGGTGAAGGCCATGTTATTTTCAGAATGGGCATGGGCCACCACCAGGCATGGTGCTTTTCTGAGGATGGGATCCATCCCATTTTCCCAGCTTTCAATCATGGAATCCAATGGCATTATATCTTTAATGGGAGAATCTCCCTTTGAAACCTCGTTCATCCATTCCATGGTTCGGGAGCTTATCTGGTTCACTTTATCTGGATCGTTGATCACCGTCCATTCCACTGGCTGGCCATTGGCAGCAGATGGTGCGTATCTAACAATTTCAAAGATCTCCTCCATTGTTTCCCTGGTTACAGGTTGGTCACTGTAATGGCGGATTGATCTTCGCAATTTCATGTGGGATCCCATTTCTTCAGGAGTTATGGTGAATTTCTCGTTCCCCTCTATTTTAGATTCACGGAATCCGCCTATTGCTCCCTCTGGACATATTGCCCGGCAGTGCCCACACTGGCAACAGAAGGCTTCTGCTGTTTCAGGGATTTCTGGCAAATCATTCATTTGTATCAGGTTCATTGGGCATTCCCGGACACAAGAACCACATTTTATACATATATCGGTGTTTAAATCTTTCATGGTCACATTTTTCCCCTATTTGATCTTTTTTGCTTGGGATTTTTCAATTAACACCAAACTATAGTTGTATGTACAAGCAATAATATATAAAGATTACCTAAAAAATCTTAATAGAAAGGAAAGAACATATTTGAACTTGAGGTGCCTTCCTTCATGAATGAAAAAAAACAGTGCCCCACCATGTGCAGTTGCCTGTACTTCACCAGTAATAAACTTAACCGAATCCTTAACAAAATGGCGGAGGAGGAATTTCTGAAAACCGGTCTTTCACCCTCACACGCCCTGACCCTGATGAACATTAACTACCAGGCTGGCCTTTCCCAGAAAGAACTCTCCCAGATCATGAATATAAAACCATCCACCACCACCCGCTTCATAGACAAACTGGAGGGTAGGGGGCTGGTTGAAAGAAAGATAAAGGGAAAATTATCCTACCTCTATCCCACTAAAAAAGGGATTGATCTCCAAAAGGAGATTGATAAATGCTGGGGAAGTTTACACCAACGTTACTCTGAGGTTTTAGGGCGTGAAGAAGGGGTTAAACTCACTGAACTAATTGATAAAACAGCCAGTGAATTGGAAAAACACATTTCTTAGTTTCTTTAAAAAAAATAAAAATATTTCTATTAATTCCCCTTAATTATTTTATATATACTACATTTGCCCCATATTTAATTTCCCATCTTACATACCACCTTTTTCAGTTCCTCCCGGATGGCAAGGTGCTGGGAACATAATTCTTCACACAATCCGCACTCCAGACAATTACCGGCCCTTTCAGTGTCCTTTAGCATGAAGTAGTACTGATTTTTAACTTCAGAATAATCTTCAAACATCCCTGCCTGGTTCAGATAACTAAGACATTGGGGGATGTTTATCCCACTGGGGCAGGGCATGCAGTATCCACATTTACTGCATTCCACACTGATTTTACCCTGATAAACCTCTTTAACCTCTTCCATCAAATTCCTTTCCAGAGATGTGAGTGAGTGAGGCAGACCATTTTCAGCAGTTTGCAGGTTTTCCTGCAGCTGTTCCAGAGTATTCATACCACTTAGAACCACACTGATCTTTGAGATGTCCCAAAGATAACGGAAGGCCCATTCAGCAGGTGTTCTCTTCAAAGGAGAATCATCCCATATTTTCTGAACTTCCGGTGGGACATAATCTGCCAGAACACCGCCTTTGAGTGGTTCCATGATCACCACCCCTAAACCTTTCTCTGCTGCGTAGTCTAGGCCCTCTTTACCGGCTTGAATATTCTCATCCAAGTAGTTGTACTGTATCTGGCACATATCCCACTGGTAAGAATCCAGCACTTCCTTAATGAAATCTGTTTCATCATGAGATGAGAATCCCGCATATTTAATCCTCCCATCAGCTACTGCATCATCTAAAAAGTCCAGAACACCCAGATCCTCCAGGTGGAACCATTGCTTCTCTTTTAAAGAGTGGAGAAGATAAAAATCAATATAATCCGTTTGCAAGCGTTTGAGCTGTTGTGTGAGGAAGTTTTCCATGTCTTCCTCATTTTCCAGTCGCCACGTAGGTAGTTTGGTGGCAAGATAGACCTCATCACGCCGGCTGCTTTCAGTAAGGTATTCTCCAAGAAAGATTTCACTGTTTCCTCCATGGGAAGTGCTGATACCATGGTAAGGGTAAGCAGTGTCCATATAGTTTATTCCCTGATCTAAAGCATAATCCAGAAGATTGGAAGCTTTTTCAACATCTATCTGAACATAGCTACCCCTAATTGGCAGCCGCATACATCCAAACCCCAATATGGAAACTTTTTCCCCGGTTTTGCCCATTTCACGGTATAACATAACATGTCCTCTACTTAAACTAATGGTTCAATCAACTGATAACTAATAATAAGTTAACTTAATTTGGTTAAATTATTACTACACTTTAAATTTAATTAACCTTATTTAATTAATTCTCGCCCTATATTCCAAGCTTTACCCACCTTCTCTTTAACCGTCCAGTAATAATTATCAGGCATGGTTAGAAGTAAGGGGTTTAATTTGCCCAAGTCTGGTATCCCCTCGGTGAGGATTTTTTCATCAGCATAAGTGGCGATTATTTCCCCTATAAACAGGTTATGGGTTGGCATTTGGTAAACATCAACCAGTTTGCATTCCAAAGAGAGGGGACACTCCTTTATTAGTGGTGCGTCTTCCAGTTCGCCGTATTCCACTGTGAAAAGAATGGATTTGTCTTCTTTTCATCCGGATACCAACCCACAATAATCAACTTCCCGCATCATATCTTCAGTGGGATAGTTAATGCTGAATGCATTATTTTCCATTAGAACTGATTTGTGAGATGGGCTTTGTTTACCCCGGCAATTAGAAGAGGTGGATTTCCATTAGCCCTACTTAACCATCCTAATGCCATAAAATTAGCTGTTTCCCCATGTGTAGTGCCCAAGAGAGTCACTGGCATGGGATAAACAAAACTGTTATTACCTAGATTCGTTTTCTCCATTTGTATCACCCAAGTTATAATTTGTATGTACAACCAATATATAATTTTATTGTTTTATTTGGGTATTCTCATCACAAGAATTCAAACCCAATTTAAAAAAAACTTATTTGTTGCATCACCAGGTGAAGCATAGAAAAAAAGAAAAATATGGTATGATCCGTCATTAACCCCTTCTTTTCTCGAATTCCCGGAACAATTCGTCCAGGTCTACTCCCTTATACACCAGGAGGAGAAGAGTGTGGAAAATGAGGTCTGCAGATTCATAAACCAGGTCTTCATCATTTTTAGAGGCTATGATGACCTCGGCAGCTTCTTCCCCGATCTTCTCCAGGATCTTATCCTCTGCCTTTTTATCATCATCCTGCATGATCCGAGAAGTGTAAGAGTCAATTGGGTGGTCCCTTCTATCTTCCAGGACCTGATAAACTTCTCTGATGATTCCATCATTCATTTTTTGATCTCCTTGATATCCTTACGCAACGGACCAGTTATGGCTATAAGAGGGTGCTGGGCATCATCAATAATCTCAATATCCTCAAAGGAGTAAATACCCTCCTTATCTGCGGTTTTTTCCATTCCCATCTTTATATCCTGATCCAGAGCTATAACGTAGGAGTCTATTTCCTTGTATCCCAGTTTACGGGAGGCTACTGTCCGGTGATGTCCATCCACCAGTATGTAACGGTTACCTGTTTTTAC
This DNA window, taken from Methanobacterium subterraneum, encodes the following:
- the comD gene encoding sulfopyruvate decarboxylase subunit alpha, which produces MDSSQAVFEGLKKAGINFVVSVPCVNLGKVMEMVDCDPDITHVPVTREEEGFGIAAGAYMGGKKPAILMQNSGLGNSVNVLASLFKLYQFPILMIISHRGTEGEFMGAQIPMGEATTGILDTLEIAYINPKKPEEALKLIPESWLLAELGGSPLGILLEISFW
- a CDS encoding flavin reductase family protein codes for the protein MEYGELEDAPLIKECPLSLECKLVDVYQMPTHNLFIGEIIATYADEKILTEGIPDLGKLNPLLLTMPDNYYWTVKEKVGKAWNIGRELIK
- the comC gene encoding L-sulfolactate dehydrogenase; protein product: MNITPEQELSLIIEILTQLDVPAEEASIVAEVTLDADLKGFSSHGIGRFPQYIKGLEFGTIKPQTKITVEKESAATAMVNGNHGFGHVVTYRCMELAIQKAKETGIGMVGIHNSNHFGVAGYYSDMALMEDLIGIITANTEPAVAPVGGKEPILGTNPLAIGIPSGSHYVSVDMATSASARGKLLEAKRRGESIPENVALDADGNPTTDPAEALKGSILPFGAHKGYALSFMIEIMAGPLVNASFGKAVTGTANPEVPCTKGDLITAIDPSKFVDVEDFKGDVDDLIAEIKATPNVMIPGDFEVMNVKRHQAEGIPLDETLLQQLREIASKVDVNVVSILGE
- a CDS encoding MarR family winged helix-turn-helix transcriptional regulator gives rise to the protein MNEKKQCPTMCSCLYFTSNKLNRILNKMAEEEFLKTGLSPSHALTLMNINYQAGLSQKELSQIMNIKPSTTTRFIDKLEGRGLVERKIKGKLSYLYPTKKGIDLQKEIDKCWGSLHQRYSEVLGREEGVKLTELIDKTASELEKHIS
- the comE gene encoding sulfopyruvate decarboxylase subunit beta produces the protein MERIKALEQITKQLKDELVICNIGFPSRELYHVKDSSKHFYMMGSMGMASSIGLGLAIAQDRKVIVFDGDGSLLMNLGSLVTIYNQSPENLVLVVLDNECYGSTGNQCTYSSTTNLKKVAEGVGFKNTVFYQESPEVEIDFAPVLEMEGPVFVHVKVKAGNASVPVIPLEPPEIKERFMREVQGN
- a CDS encoding flavin reductase family protein; this encodes MKKSLGAKTITYPTPVFVVGTYDSKGKPNAMTAAWGGICCSVPPCIAISLRKATYTYHSIMDSKAFTISIPSEDQVKEADYFGIASGKDVDKFQATGLTPVKSKVVNAPYVGEFPFILECELQQSVKIGLHTQFIGEIKDIKVDESLISDDESLIKKIKPLIYSPDNQSYYGVGELVGKAFSAGRQFKL
- a CDS encoding aldo/keto reductase; protein product: MLYREMGKTGEKVSILGFGCMRLPIRGSYVQIDVEKASNLLDYALDQGINYMDTAYPYHGISTSHGGNSEIFLGEYLTESSRRDEVYLATKLPTWRLENEEDMENFLTQQLKRLQTDYIDFYLLHSLKEKQWFHLEDLGVLDFLDDAVADGRIKYAGFSSHDETDFIKEVLDSYQWDMCQIQYNYLDENIQAGKEGLDYAAEKGLGVVIMEPLKGGVLADYVPPEVQKIWDDSPLKRTPAEWAFRYLWDISKISVVLSGMNTLEQLQENLQTAENGLPHSLTSLERNLMEEVKEVYQGKISVECSKCGYCMPCPSGINIPQCLSYLNQAGMFEDYSEVKNQYYFMLKDTERAGNCLECGLCEELCSQHLAIREELKKVVCKMGN
- the purM gene encoding phosphoribosylformylglycinamidine cyclo-ligase — encoded protein: MVTYSESGVDIDLEEVTVSALTKKLKKTLQFQDVITESGHFAALVRLGNQALAMSTDGVGSKILVAEMMDQYDTVGIDCVAMVVNDLICVGARPLAMVDYLAVEKPDPEAASQIGEGLAEGCRQANVAMIGGETASLPGIVKNFDLAATGIGLVDLDGIVAGDKIAEDDVILGIQSSGIHSNGLSLARRVCFEEAGLKVDDFLPTNEKVTVGEALLEPTRIYVQAINQLLEKVEVHGLAHITGGGFTNLKRLKKGISYLIDDLPTPHPLFQFIASQGVEVEEMYRVFNMGIGFAVILPRKNATEAMEIIGNHFPVQIIGKVSEDPEEKVEVKTFQGGWIEL
- a CDS encoding nitroreductase family protein; amino-acid sequence: MKDLNTDICIKCGSCVRECPMNLIQMNDLPEIPETAEAFCCQCGHCRAICPEGAIGGFRESKIEGNEKFTITPEEMGSHMKLRRSIRHYSDQPVTRETMEEIFEIVRYAPSAANGQPVEWTVINDPDKVNQISSRTMEWMNEVSKGDSPIKDIMPLDSMIESWENGMDPILRKAPCLVVAHAHSENNMAFTDGIIALTHLDLALPSFGMGGCWAGILNIACNQHPPLKDVLGVPERNTVIYPFMVGYPKYQHQRIPERNQPKIRWE
- a CDS encoding nitroreductase family protein → MEFEDLIKERHSVRSYQSRPVEDEKLEKVLDAARLAPTAANKQPFRLIVVKTEGRKDELKRVYHADWFSLAPLVICACAVKSESWTRRDGRNYVDVDTAIAMDHLILAATNLGLGTCWIAAFDAEAAREVLKIPDEVEPLLFTPLGYPADETGTKTRKDLDELVRYQQW
- the hisE gene encoding phosphoribosyl-ATP diphosphatase, with translation MNDGIIREVYQVLEDRRDHPIDSYTSRIMQDDDKKAEDKILEKIGEEAAEVIIASKNDEDLVYESADLIFHTLLLLVYKGVDLDELFREFEKRRG